Proteins from one Pirellulaceae bacterium genomic window:
- a CDS encoding NAD(P)/FAD-dependent oxidoreductase — protein MPNQSFAEQSKKMTVQNSDREVVVIGGGPSGLTAASKLTDRGIQTTVLEKAAIVGGISRTESYRGFSFDMGGHRFFTKSRDVQKFWEKVLVDDFIERDRLSRIFYRRRFFYYPLKPFNTFVSLGPIESFLILLSYFRWQLFPYRIEDTFEQWVTNRFGKRLFETFFKTYTEKVWGIPCTELKAEWAAQRIKGLSLRTAVLNMFRKPDKSIKTLIDRFHYPRLGPGMMWRAVATSIKDQGNHVRMNSDVVRIVRDGNKVKQVIIACDGQEEAVEGTDFISSMPLTELVRKLDPPAPDHVLAAAGELSYRDFLTVCLIVNRAELFQDNWIYIHDPGVKVGRIQNYKNWSPDMVPNSEQSSLGLEYFCNEGDEVWTMADEDLIELGKREMDQLGLIDYSDVEDGCVFRVQKSYPVYDSDYRVHLSVLREYVDGLENLQTVGRNGLHRYNNQDHAMLTGMLAVENLLMGRDHDLWAVNTEQEYHEEISEAEEKVSV, from the coding sequence TTGCCCAATCAAAGTTTTGCAGAGCAATCGAAAAAAATGACAGTGCAAAATTCCGATCGTGAAGTGGTTGTGATTGGTGGTGGGCCTTCTGGACTGACGGCTGCTAGTAAGTTAACAGATCGAGGGATACAAACTACAGTGTTGGAGAAAGCCGCCATTGTTGGTGGTATTTCTCGAACCGAATCTTACCGTGGTTTCTCCTTCGACATGGGAGGTCATCGATTCTTTACAAAGTCTCGAGATGTCCAAAAGTTTTGGGAAAAAGTGTTGGTTGACGACTTCATTGAACGGGATCGACTGTCGAGGATTTTTTATCGTCGCCGTTTTTTTTACTACCCGCTTAAGCCGTTCAACACGTTTGTCAGTCTCGGGCCGATCGAGAGTTTTCTGATTCTCCTTAGCTATTTTCGTTGGCAACTGTTTCCTTACCGAATCGAAGACACGTTCGAACAATGGGTGACGAACCGGTTTGGTAAGCGGCTTTTTGAAACATTCTTTAAGACCTATACGGAAAAAGTTTGGGGTATTCCCTGTACGGAATTGAAGGCTGAGTGGGCTGCTCAGCGTATTAAGGGTTTGTCCTTGCGGACTGCTGTTTTGAACATGTTCCGCAAGCCCGACAAGTCGATCAAGACGCTGATCGATAGATTTCATTACCCGCGCCTGGGGCCCGGTATGATGTGGCGAGCGGTGGCGACATCCATTAAGGATCAGGGTAATCATGTGCGAATGAACTCTGATGTGGTTCGTATCGTGCGCGATGGAAATAAGGTGAAACAAGTGATCATTGCTTGCGACGGTCAAGAGGAAGCAGTTGAGGGAACAGATTTTATTTCGAGTATGCCGTTGACGGAACTGGTGCGAAAACTTGATCCTCCCGCACCGGATCATGTGCTTGCGGCGGCAGGTGAATTGAGTTATCGGGACTTTTTGACAGTTTGTTTAATTGTTAACCGAGCTGAATTGTTTCAAGACAATTGGATCTACATTCATGACCCGGGGGTCAAGGTTGGTCGCATCCAAAACTACAAGAACTGGAGTCCGGACATGGTGCCGAACTCGGAGCAGAGTAGTTTGGGACTCGAGTATTTCTGCAATGAAGGCGATGAGGTCTGGACGATGGCCGATGAGGATCTCATCGAATTGGGTAAACGCGAAATGGACCAATTAGGTTTAATTGATTATTCTGACGTCGAGGACGGATGCGTTTTCCGTGTGCAGAAATCTTATCCTGTTTACGATTCTGACTATCGCGTACATCTGTCTGTACTACGCGAGTACGTTGATGGGCTTGAAAATCTACAGACTGTCGGACGTAATGGATTACACCGTTACAATAATCAAGATCACGCGATGTTGACCGGTATGCTCGCCGTAGAGAATCTGTTGATGGGGCGAGACCACGATCTGTGGGCTGTGAACACGGAACAAGAGTATCACGAAGAGATTTCAGAAGCAGAAGAGAAAGTATCGGTATAG
- a CDS encoding glycosyltransferase family 39 protein, whose product MKLINTTESSDAAASAVQVANHTAKGARFQWLPELLVIMIVVFGIQFALGGYSRDIATHPDEAAHFVTGTLVYDYCTMSLGSSPLAFAEEYYVRYPKVAFGHWPPAFYGLQTIWFMIAGVSKTSITILMGLISSLVVLVLCHRIRQNHGWGITLLTIVVFLGQPLVRTNTVVVMSDMTFTLFAFLAVFAFSDFIATEKNSHLVFCVIWSVLAMWTKPVGLSLILFLPLYVLVSRQIAVLFNWKILVAIACISLLTIPYYVETMNQGLGTHGQSDLVESATKSVLLKPRNHASDTFNKVVSVAIGVVAFIGAVPLSRRFRRVAAEDEYSADLAVAISWCGATLIFLFFVPIVSEMRYLLPVLTGGMVLYANGLKLILGKFKRAAGWGVVAGVVGVSVLFAPGRDLRIVSGYAAAAAYVPNVGSGYVTLVSSDEVGEGAFISELKIRDQELTEYVLRSSKVLGESSWSGLKYRPIFTTNDALLEYIDSIPVHFILLDDCDYRWDTPLHHELLETLVSKRPDQFSLIATFPVQFDGVQKAKSIRIYENLAARGKRVSGFEVDMRSKIGRKIKIGNDSRIPTTREDSTPQETVD is encoded by the coding sequence ATGAAATTGATCAACACGACTGAATCTTCTGATGCGGCAGCGTCTGCGGTTCAAGTGGCGAATCACACCGCCAAAGGCGCGCGATTCCAATGGCTGCCTGAGCTGTTGGTAATTATGATTGTCGTATTTGGAATACAGTTTGCGCTCGGTGGCTATTCGAGAGACATCGCAACGCACCCGGATGAAGCTGCTCACTTTGTAACCGGTACGCTGGTTTATGACTATTGCACCATGTCTCTTGGTTCATCACCTCTCGCGTTTGCGGAGGAATACTATGTCCGTTACCCGAAGGTGGCATTTGGACATTGGCCCCCGGCTTTTTACGGCTTACAGACTATTTGGTTTATGATTGCGGGGGTCTCTAAGACGAGCATCACGATTTTGATGGGGCTGATCTCTAGTTTAGTCGTGTTGGTTCTTTGTCACCGAATTCGCCAAAATCATGGGTGGGGAATTACCCTGTTGACTATAGTCGTGTTTCTTGGTCAACCGCTGGTCCGCACCAATACAGTTGTGGTGATGTCGGATATGACCTTCACTCTGTTCGCATTCTTGGCGGTGTTTGCATTCAGTGATTTCATTGCAACCGAAAAGAATAGTCATCTTGTGTTTTGCGTGATTTGGTCCGTGCTCGCGATGTGGACCAAACCTGTCGGCCTGAGCTTGATTCTCTTTCTGCCGCTGTACGTTCTAGTAAGTCGCCAAATTGCCGTTTTGTTTAATTGGAAAATTTTGGTCGCAATTGCCTGTATCAGTCTCCTTACGATACCTTATTACGTGGAAACCATGAATCAAGGGCTCGGCACCCATGGGCAATCTGATCTGGTGGAATCGGCGACCAAATCGGTGTTATTGAAACCGCGTAATCACGCCTCTGATACTTTTAATAAAGTTGTTTCCGTTGCGATTGGCGTGGTCGCATTCATTGGTGCAGTGCCCCTGTCGCGGCGGTTTCGGCGCGTGGCTGCAGAAGACGAGTACTCAGCTGATTTGGCGGTTGCCATCAGTTGGTGCGGTGCGACGTTGATCTTCTTGTTCTTTGTACCGATCGTCTCCGAAATGCGTTATTTGCTACCTGTTCTGACGGGGGGGATGGTTTTGTATGCGAACGGTCTTAAGCTCATTTTGGGTAAATTTAAACGTGCCGCTGGCTGGGGGGTTGTTGCTGGAGTTGTGGGAGTGAGTGTCTTGTTCGCACCGGGACGTGACCTGAGAATTGTTTCAGGATATGCTGCTGCAGCAGCATATGTTCCCAATGTAGGATCAGGGTATGTCACGTTGGTAAGTTCCGATGAGGTTGGAGAGGGAGCGTTTATCTCAGAGTTAAAGATCCGCGATCAAGAACTCACTGAGTATGTGCTTCGATCAAGCAAGGTTTTGGGGGAAAGTAGTTGGAGTGGTCTTAAGTACCGGCCAATATTCACGACGAATGATGCACTGCTGGAATACATAGATTCGATTCCCGTCCATTTCATTCTGCTCGATGACTGTGATTACCGATGGGATACTCCGCTTCACCACGAATTGCTCGAAACACTTGTCTCCAAAAGACCCGACCAATTCTCACTGATTGCGACTTTTCCGGTTCAATTTGATGGAGTTCAAAAGGCGAAGAGTATCCGAATCTACGAAAATCTGGCTGCGAGAGGCAAACGTGTAAGTGGATTTGAGGTCGATATGCGATCGAAGATTGGTCGAAAGATCAAAATTGGAAACGATTCTCGAATTCCCACAACTCGGGAAGATTCCACTCCTCAGGAAACTGTGGATTGA
- a CDS encoding ABC transporter ATP-binding protein has translation MRDISNDRIDRASFRDVFSNGIWALRLAWSASPSIVAITLFVGLLRSLVPVVMIVCVRGLVNDFQAGVDVSGSMHWLMLLPIVIFGGAMASNLGTYVAVRLRDEMDLAINLGLFAQASRLDLSFFEDPANQDMMSRARENSAHHCELLVNDASEFLRNGFQLIFLSGLVFAMDPITAIVLAGLAIPFAISQFRMSILRYLYHHRRATKVRWNAYFISKLMNHIWIPEVKSYNLSPLFIRRFREISQAFCDENRRFQGRFFVIESVFAAIFTIALAALGYHVISQAIAGKIAPGNVAALMLAAERLYTTVSQQIRVFSRLVNSSLLVSNLQKFQNAKPTFPKQGGLTLANPEGAIDFREVSFAYPGCEMPILHSVSLSIEPGEVVAIVGQNGAGKTTLIKLLSGLYSPNSGAIYFDGHDVEELSERCLQTNIASVMQSFAQYEGTAAENIAFGDWKHLLDDQAAVREIAERVGVHEMIESLPHGYDTVLGRTFGEVTLSGGQWQMLAIARALASKAKVVVLDEPTSALDPKTEYEMFGRFRQLVEGRTAIIISHRFSTVRMADRILVLDEGRVVENGSHAELISSAGVYAQLYELHQQILDGSNV, from the coding sequence ATGCGGGATATTTCAAATGACCGAATCGATCGCGCGAGCTTTCGAGATGTCTTCAGCAACGGGATCTGGGCGTTGCGTCTGGCCTGGTCGGCTTCGCCATCGATTGTAGCAATCACACTGTTTGTCGGTTTGCTTCGCAGTTTGGTGCCAGTCGTGATGATCGTCTGCGTGCGAGGTTTGGTGAACGACTTCCAGGCCGGAGTCGATGTAAGCGGCAGCATGCACTGGCTGATGCTGTTGCCGATTGTGATTTTTGGCGGCGCTATGGCGAGCAATCTTGGGACCTACGTCGCGGTTCGACTTCGCGATGAAATGGACCTAGCGATCAATCTAGGGTTATTTGCTCAAGCGTCTAGACTGGATTTGTCATTTTTCGAGGATCCAGCTAACCAAGACATGATGAGTCGCGCTCGAGAAAATTCAGCGCATCATTGTGAATTATTGGTCAATGATGCAAGCGAATTCTTGCGGAATGGATTTCAGCTCATCTTTTTGTCGGGTCTCGTATTTGCGATGGATCCGATCACTGCGATTGTCTTGGCGGGGCTTGCGATCCCTTTTGCTATCTCGCAATTTCGGATGTCGATTCTTCGTTATCTGTACCATCATCGACGCGCCACCAAGGTGAGATGGAATGCTTATTTTATCAGTAAGCTCATGAACCACATCTGGATTCCAGAGGTGAAGTCATACAATTTGTCGCCGCTGTTCATTCGGCGCTTTCGGGAGATTTCGCAGGCATTCTGTGATGAGAATCGACGTTTTCAAGGTCGTTTTTTCGTTATTGAATCTGTCTTTGCTGCGATCTTCACCATCGCCCTCGCCGCTTTGGGATACCATGTGATTTCACAAGCGATCGCAGGCAAGATTGCACCGGGTAATGTGGCGGCCTTAATGTTAGCAGCGGAGCGGTTGTACACGACAGTCAGTCAGCAGATTCGTGTATTTAGTCGTCTTGTGAATAGTAGTTTGCTTGTGTCCAACCTGCAAAAATTTCAAAATGCGAAGCCGACCTTCCCAAAGCAAGGGGGCCTTACCCTTGCAAATCCAGAGGGTGCAATCGATTTTCGGGAAGTGTCGTTTGCTTATCCCGGATGTGAGATGCCCATTTTGCATAGCGTTTCTCTTTCCATTGAACCGGGCGAAGTTGTTGCCATCGTCGGCCAAAACGGCGCGGGTAAAACAACGCTTATAAAGCTGCTATCCGGACTGTATTCGCCCAATTCGGGGGCGATTTATTTTGATGGTCATGATGTTGAAGAGCTATCGGAGCGATGTCTGCAGACGAATATCGCTTCCGTGATGCAGTCTTTTGCGCAATACGAGGGCACGGCGGCGGAAAATATCGCATTCGGTGACTGGAAGCATTTATTAGATGATCAGGCGGCAGTTCGAGAGATTGCTGAGCGTGTAGGTGTCCATGAAATGATCGAGTCACTGCCTCATGGGTACGATACGGTGCTGGGACGCACTTTCGGTGAGGTAACCCTTTCCGGTGGACAGTGGCAGATGTTAGCCATCGCGCGCGCACTCGCAAGCAAAGCGAAAGTTGTCGTGCTCGATGAGCCTACTTCAGCATTAGATCCGAAGACTGAATACGAAATGTTCGGACGTTTTCGGCAACTGGTTGAAGGTCGTACTGCCATAATTATCTCGCATCGGTTTTCTACAGTACGCATGGCTGATCGAATTCTGGTCTTGGATGAAGGACGCGTGGTCGAAAATGGGTCGCATGCAGAATTAATCAGCTCCGCTGGGGTTTACGCTCAACTCTATGAGCTTCATCAGCAAATACTTGATGGCTCCAACGTCTAG
- a CDS encoding formyltransferase family protein, with translation MYNEINKSLTRCPLKAMIFVNADLDKSVPLTKAALKLANKIEGFEVVGICKTAAYAQTDVSGFRGMSNALITRTAKKVFNFATPISFRGCLSGSLSSLACRYRVGHIVPPNRNINHADFAEFVRNEVAANIAFCFGCTQIFRRELIDAFDVCVNLHSGILPKYRGWMATQWSVYFREADTGYCFHHMSEEVDQGPIICSGTIPVENRSPKCLEYDKAVVAGKQLLRVLQAVADGNPGKPQQGISRKFDKKDVAAIQLIENPATLDFQEIQHRIRSFDGIWLAVNGDMHYVTKVKRLKLGVKASHSFVTKDRVTVLATRFNYLPFAVYRLLNRIGVEHLPVMQLSD, from the coding sequence ATGTACAACGAAATCAACAAATCTCTCACTCGCTGTCCTTTGAAGGCGATGATCTTTGTTAATGCGGATTTGGACAAGAGTGTGCCATTAACGAAGGCGGCATTGAAGCTCGCAAACAAGATTGAGGGATTTGAGGTAGTCGGTATTTGCAAAACTGCAGCGTATGCTCAGACCGATGTATCTGGATTTCGCGGGATGTCGAATGCCCTGATTACCCGCACTGCCAAAAAAGTATTCAACTTTGCCACCCCGATTTCTTTTCGTGGGTGCTTATCGGGGAGCCTTAGTTCGCTTGCTTGCCGATATCGGGTAGGGCATATTGTCCCTCCCAATCGCAACATTAATCACGCCGATTTCGCTGAATTTGTGCGAAATGAGGTGGCGGCTAACATTGCATTTTGTTTCGGTTGCACTCAAATCTTTCGGAGAGAATTGATCGATGCCTTTGATGTTTGTGTCAATCTGCACAGTGGGATTCTACCGAAATATCGTGGTTGGATGGCAACGCAATGGTCTGTTTATTTTCGAGAAGCTGACACGGGATATTGCTTTCATCACATGTCCGAGGAGGTTGATCAGGGCCCAATCATTTGCTCGGGTACGATACCGGTTGAGAATCGATCTCCCAAATGCCTCGAGTATGATAAGGCAGTCGTGGCGGGAAAGCAGTTGTTGAGAGTGCTCCAGGCGGTTGCAGACGGAAATCCAGGCAAACCACAACAGGGTATCTCGAGAAAGTTTGACAAGAAGGATGTTGCTGCGATTCAGTTGATTGAAAATCCGGCAACGCTGGACTTTCAGGAGATCCAACATCGAATTCGATCGTTTGATGGCATTTGGCTGGCAGTGAATGGTGACATGCACTACGTGACGAAAGTCAAACGGTTGAAGTTGGGTGTCAAAGCAAGTCATTCCTTTGTCACGAAGGATAGAGTGACCGTGTTGGCAACTCGCTTTAATTATCTCCCTTTTGCGGTTTATCGCTTGCTCAACAGAATTGGTGTTGAACACTTACCCGTGATGCAACTATCCGATTGA
- a CDS encoding glycosyltransferase family 2 protein translates to MSDVVNQSTEEYQKQGLASREKPILSVVIPVRNDPEHLRSCLSCLKESRFESYEVIVIDDASTDDTAAVAKDLGAKVISLTSQSGPAKARNLGATEATGEYVFFLDADVLVNSETIRLIVEEFKGDSTIDAVFGSYDLNPGKQNILSQYKNLFHHFVHQNSRREATTFWSGCGAIKRQTFLDVGGFDTSYARPCIEDIELGVRLHRRGHRICLLKKVQVTHLKHWSLWTLMKTDIWDRAVPWTKLMLRDGNVPNDLNVGFSQRLSALFTCCLLVMLAISALLRPELILFPVLTVVGILLVDAWSINRRIPGIARVVASVLALVTATVLTIQFHFWSIAPWLAILGILILNWRFYLFFSQEKHPLFAAIVFPLHFTYFSYCSATFAAVSWCHLWRRSLFLKLVLVAGMMISGSALGEIYVRYLIAFDLREPITISDATMGWKSRPNLRQIQRNVRGQDLAVDVDEKGRRVSSADSRESDLAEASPVFLFGDELVWGTDVDNEDTASSKLASQISNPVFNFGVIGFGTDQELLLMESVFDGDSHRSGDVFVLVNPSDFINVQQNQNYFLGRTKPVFHVSQDGLTRESFAPTVKEQLMDVSRLVWLLNSKLNTWFHPQEPEASSGVETVIACLDEMRQIVESGGRKFHLLAVNARQSIAGESPLWWQEFIRRTEALDVTSRMWDAEAKTFSSGREFNQRLAQAICEQIDCDNSHAARKSNPLP, encoded by the coding sequence ATGAGTGACGTTGTCAATCAGAGTACTGAGGAATATCAAAAGCAAGGATTGGCTTCACGTGAGAAGCCAATCCTCTCTGTTGTGATTCCCGTTCGGAACGATCCGGAACATTTGAGATCTTGCCTGAGTTGTCTGAAAGAATCTCGCTTCGAATCGTATGAAGTGATTGTCATTGATGATGCGTCAACGGATGACACTGCGGCAGTAGCGAAAGATCTGGGAGCGAAGGTCATAAGCCTAACGAGTCAATCCGGTCCGGCCAAAGCAAGAAACCTTGGTGCTACCGAAGCAACAGGCGAATATGTCTTCTTTCTCGACGCCGACGTTCTTGTGAATTCGGAGACGATTCGATTGATCGTGGAGGAATTTAAAGGTGACTCGACGATTGATGCGGTCTTTGGGTCCTATGATCTGAACCCAGGGAAACAAAATATCCTTTCGCAGTATAAGAATCTGTTTCATCATTTCGTCCATCAAAACAGTCGCAGAGAAGCAACGACGTTTTGGAGCGGTTGTGGTGCAATCAAGCGACAAACGTTTCTTGATGTTGGGGGATTTGATACATCCTATGCGAGGCCCTGTATCGAAGATATTGAATTGGGCGTGCGTCTTCATCGTCGAGGGCACCGCATCTGCTTGTTAAAGAAGGTTCAAGTGACGCACCTAAAGCATTGGTCACTCTGGACGTTGATGAAAACTGATATTTGGGACCGAGCGGTGCCGTGGACAAAGTTGATGTTGCGTGATGGAAATGTTCCTAACGATTTGAATGTAGGTTTTTCACAAAGACTAAGCGCCTTGTTTACATGTTGCCTGCTTGTAATGTTGGCAATTAGCGCGCTACTCCGACCCGAGCTTATCTTGTTTCCTGTACTCACTGTAGTCGGGATTCTGCTAGTGGATGCTTGGTCGATCAATCGACGGATCCCTGGGATCGCCCGCGTGGTTGCCTCGGTCCTTGCGCTCGTAACAGCCACGGTTTTGACGATTCAATTTCACTTTTGGTCAATTGCGCCGTGGCTTGCAATCTTAGGCATTCTGATTCTGAATTGGCGTTTTTATCTGTTTTTTTCACAAGAAAAGCATCCTCTTTTTGCGGCAATTGTGTTTCCATTGCATTTTACTTATTTCAGTTATTGCAGTGCGACCTTTGCAGCCGTCTCCTGGTGTCATTTATGGCGACGTTCTTTATTCTTAAAGCTGGTTCTCGTTGCTGGAATGATGATTAGCGGATCGGCACTTGGCGAAATCTATGTGAGGTATTTAATCGCTTTCGATCTACGTGAGCCGATAACAATCTCTGATGCGACGATGGGCTGGAAGTCGCGTCCAAATCTTCGGCAGATCCAGCGGAATGTTCGAGGGCAGGACCTTGCGGTCGACGTGGATGAAAAAGGCCGTCGCGTTTCTTCCGCGGATTCCCGAGAAAGCGACCTTGCCGAAGCGTCTCCAGTGTTCCTGTTTGGCGATGAGCTTGTCTGGGGGACGGATGTTGACAACGAAGATACCGCTTCGTCGAAACTGGCCAGTCAAATCTCGAATCCAGTTTTTAATTTTGGTGTCATTGGTTTTGGAACTGACCAGGAATTGTTACTAATGGAGTCGGTCTTTGACGGGGATTCTCACCGGAGCGGCGATGTCTTTGTATTGGTCAACCCGAGCGACTTCATAAACGTGCAGCAAAACCAAAATTATTTTCTAGGGCGAACAAAGCCTGTCTTTCACGTGAGCCAGGACGGGCTGACGCGAGAATCGTTCGCTCCCACCGTAAAAGAGCAGCTGATGGATGTTTCACGGTTAGTGTGGTTGCTGAACAGCAAGCTAAACACTTGGTTTCATCCCCAAGAACCCGAGGCTTCATCAGGGGTGGAAACGGTTATCGCCTGTCTCGACGAAATGCGCCAAATAGTCGAATCCGGTGGGCGTAAATTTCATTTGCTTGCTGTGAACGCGCGGCAGTCGATCGCAGGAGAGTCGCCACTTTGGTGGCAGGAATTTATTCGGCGAACCGAAGCCTTGGATGTCACGTCCCGAATGTGGGATGCTGAAGCAAAAACGTTTTCCAGTGGACGTGAATTCAACCAGCGACTAGCTCAAGCTATTTGTGAGCAAATCGATTGTGACAACAGTCATGCAGCAAGGAAAAGTAATCCTTTACCCTAA